The segment ATGCAGATGGAAAACCAAAGGGTGCGATGTATGAATGCAAGCGACTCTTTCAACCAATCCAGTGTGAATGGGCTGATTCAATAAAAGGCATCATTCGTATCATTAACAGAAGTGAAGTAAAGAATGTAAATGCATACACAGCTTATATTGTTGTGAAAGAAGATGGAAAGATCATTTCCAATCAACAGATCGGTGGTATTGATGTAGCGCCTGCAACAACAGTTGAATTTCCTGTTTCAAAATGGTTGCCGAAAACTAAGGCCGCTTCCGAATATCATGTGGAGTTGAAGTTTGTCTTGCAGAAATCGGAATCATGGGTGCCGGTTGGGTTTGAGGTAGCAAGTAATCAATTGGTATTAAAACCTGCTTCGGTTTTAGCAAGTCGTTTTACTCCGATTCCATATACAGAAACAGGCGAAGGATATACCATCAAACAATTTGACTATTCCATTTTCATCAGCAAGAAAACAGGCGCATTGGAGTCATACAAGCTGAAGGGAAAACAGCAAATTGCTGCACCTCTATTGCCGCATTTTACAAGACCACAAACTGATAATGACAAGCGTGGATTCAAGACTCACCGGGTATTGAAAGCGTGGTATGAGAATAAACCAGTGCTGAAGCATATTACTTTCACGCAAGACAAAGACAGAGTATTTGTTGCAAGTTTTTATTCAATTGCCAAGGATAGCGCTCATGCCCGAATCATCTATCAAATAAATAGAGAAGGTGTTGTTAGGATAAGCTATACTTTGAATGCTGCAATCAAGCCTGGCCTGCCGAATATTCCAAAGATTGGTATTCAGATGGGCATCAACAGAAGCTATGATCAAATCGAATGGTTCGGTCGTGGCCCGTTTGAAAATTATATTGATAAAAACTACGGAGCCGATGTTGGGATCTACAGTTTGCCCATCAATGATTTTATGGAGAACTATGTAGTGCCACAGGAAAACGGTAACCGCACCGATGTACGCTGGATGTATCTGCACAATCAACAATCAAAAGATGGGTTGTTAGTTGTAGCTGATAGTTTACTCAGCATGAGTGCATGGCCTTACACCGAAGAGAATATTCAGAATGCAAAGCATACCAACAAATTGAAAGATGCAGGCTTCATCACACTAAATATTGATCTCATTCAAATGGGAGTGGGTGGCAACGACAGTTGGAGCGAAGTGGCAGCGCCATTAGAACAATACCAGATTAAACCCAAAGCTTATTACGAATACAGTTTTTATTTAGTTCCGTTTAATTCAAAAAAGAAATCAGCAGGTGAAAGAGCAAAAGAAATTAAATAAGGAAGGCACAAGGAAACAAGGTGACAATGCACAAGGAAAAACAAACTTCTTCTTTGCGCTTTTTATAATCCGAAGCTTTAGCGTAGGATTACTTAGTGTCTTTGTGGCAAATGCACAAGTGCCGCAGGAAGTAATGCAGAAAGTATATGAAGAACTGAAAACTCCATTTAAATACGGTCTCGTTGTTACACCTGATAACGATACAAAGAAAATTGATTGCCCGTCTGTGTTTCGAAAAGGCAAGTATTGGTACATGACTTATATCCAGTTCGATGGTCGTGGTTATGAAACATGGATCGCAAAAAGCAAAGACTTATTAGAATGGAAAACATTGGGTAAGATCATGAGTTTTTCTGATACGACTGATTGGGATAATAATCAGAAAGCTGGTTATATCGCTTTGCAGAATACAAAATGGGCAGGTAATTACAAACTGGAGAAATTTCAGAACAAATACTGGATGAGTTATATCGGCGGAAAGGACAGAGGTTATGAATCAGGACCGTTGGCCATTGGTATCGCCAACACAACAAAGGATCCTACCAAACCGCATGAATGGAATAGGTCGCCGCAACCTGTTCTGGGTTCAACTGATAAAGATGTGCGTTGGTGGGAAAACCGCAAGCTATATAAGAGCACCATCATCCGTGATAAAAACAAAACACTCGGCAGCGAATTCATCATGTACTACAATGCCAATGGCGACAGCAGCGGCAACAAACCCAAATGGCGTTGGTTCGAGCGTATTGGTATGGCGGTGAGTGATGATATGGTCAACTGGAAACGTTACAATGCCGATCCGGTGATGGAACATGGTGTTGGTATTACCGGCGATGCAGTCATTCAAAAGATCAATGATGTGTGGGTGATGTTTTACTTTGGTGCATTCTGGGAGAGCAGGCCAAAAGAAACCTTCAACCGATTTGCCTGCAGTTACGATTTAGTGAACTGGACGGATTGGAAAGGAGATGATCTCATTAAGTCATCAGAACCTTATGATGCCAAATATGCGCACAAGAGTTTTGTGGTGAAATGGAAGGGAGTCGTTTATCATTTCTATTGCGCCGTTGATAACAAAGATCATCGTGGAATTGCGGTGGCCACTTCGATTGACAAAGGAAAGAGTAAATTGCAGTTTTAAATAGGCAATATGTTTTACTTTTTCAAATTGGAAATGGCATTAAAAGACGAGAATGATTCAAAAATTTATGCGTTCATAAATGTATCTCATATTCCAACAGAGAAATTGGTTGAAATCTTTAAGATTGACTTGGCTAAAGACCCGAAGATATTAGATGGATATTTTTTAAAGTCATCGTATTATAAGAAGCATAAAAAGTATATCGAAAAGGAAATAGGTCAGATAAATTTAAATTTGTTTGAATATTGCTTACGACAGTATTGTTCTGACAATAAAAAATCAATAAGAAAGCTTTATAAATTAAAAACGATGGAATAATTATCCATTTGATGTTTGCGAATGCGCTGTATAAATAAATATTTTTTGATCTTGGGCTTGATTGCTTTCGTTGCTGTCGATGTAGCGGCGCAATCAAAAAATCAGTTGAATACAATTGAACAGAATTTTCTCAATCCACCACAATCAGCCAAGCCCTGGGTATTCTGGTACTGGATGCATGCTGCGGTTTCTAAAGAAGGCATCACTGCCGATCTTGAAGCAATGAAAGAAGTGGGCATTGGTGGT is part of the Lacibacter sediminis genome and harbors:
- a CDS encoding glycoside hydrolase family protein, whose translation is MKEQKKLNKEGTRKQGDNAQGKTNFFFALFIIRSFSVGLLSVFVANAQVPQEVMQKVYEELKTPFKYGLVVTPDNDTKKIDCPSVFRKGKYWYMTYIQFDGRGYETWIAKSKDLLEWKTLGKIMSFSDTTDWDNNQKAGYIALQNTKWAGNYKLEKFQNKYWMSYIGGKDRGYESGPLAIGIANTTKDPTKPHEWNRSPQPVLGSTDKDVRWWENRKLYKSTIIRDKNKTLGSEFIMYYNANGDSSGNKPKWRWFERIGMAVSDDMVNWKRYNADPVMEHGVGITGDAVIQKINDVWVMFYFGAFWESRPKETFNRFACSYDLVNWTDWKGDDLIKSSEPYDAKYAHKSFVVKWKGVVYHFYCAVDNKDHRGIAVATSIDKGKSKLQF